TGAATCTAATATGAGATAACCAAAgaacaaataataaacatatcaAACTatcattttacaaaaactttcaCACTCACTTTCAGCACTTTTGTTAAAAAATGTCGGTCAAAGTGGTTTATAGTCTGCTTCTTTTTAGCAGCTGTTGATTTTAAGCAATGTGGAAAACATGAACCAAAATATTTATTCAGGACACAAAGACAAAGTTTAATAGTTCAGTTGAGCTAGATAGAATGTTCTGATTACAATGCTTGTTTAACTGGATGCACCTGGAAGTACAGATACGTGTCATTAGATTCCAAATTTATCATAGATATCCAGGGTTCAaacaagcatagaaaaaatattagcTACTTCATAGAGTGTTTGTAGAGCAGAGGCACACTGTAGAATCACATACAGTAGGATTCATTGTTCAGCAGAAGCAAGGGAGTTAATGACTAAAGTCACCGAAATAGGAATAGCAGTAGCATAAAACATGACAATAGTGCCTATAATATAGTGCGAAGTTGTTAGCAAAACTTTATCTTGTTCTTGCAAACAActccttttcattttttttaatttctcgAAACACCGCTACAAGTCATATGGTATTTGACACAAGTGGTACAAGTATACATATGGTGGACAAAGCTGCAAGCAAAAGTTCTTGGCCATCATAACTATTTTGATGGAACTGCCATTTATACAACCTCATACATTTTCAAACTGAACTGATATGGTCATAAAACTACAAACATTTATGAACCAGATAACAACTACAATTTTCTCAAAGTGGTTCAGaacaaaacaattttgtacTGAAATGGCTTGGAAACTACATAGTATCATTATTAACTCATAGTATATGAGTTATGCGTAGTATCTTTTGTAACTAGCTAAAGCAAGAAAACTATAGCGACCATATGCAGCGGTTAGTGCTACTCCCTTTATAAAATTACTTGCACTATGGTAATGTTGTTGTGATAAATTTAATGGTTTTGAACTGTATATGGCTATGTATCCACAAATAATAACTATATCTGCTAGTGTTAAGTTATGTAGCAACAACAAATAGTTTCGTTTGTTGTTTTGGTGCAGTGTTTTAGTAGTGCTGATTAGGTAAAAATGCAAAACATTGGCAAGAACGCATATTACACTGACAGAAATGGCGACAACCAAATATGCAGTAGAATTGTCTCCTCTACATAAAGTTATTAAACTGTGGGAAGTGTCCATGGTGTATCTTTTAAGTTAGCTCAGAATATTTATCTGGCTACATTCCTACAAAGAAACAAATTTGCTTGGCTTAGAAGTTATAAGGAAAACTACAATTTATTAGGAGACaaaataaagtgaacaacaGCAAAATTCACAACATTCACAACATTTAACCTGAGATAGAAAAACCTTTTAAATAAGCAACAAACGATTCTTAAAAGAAGAGGATATTTGTAAGGATATGTGTAAAATATTTTCTGTCTATTCTGACCTGTCTATTTTCTATTTCTGTCTAGTCTTAACCCAAACCACTTTTCTTTAGGCATAGGAGAAGCTTAAGGCAAACTAGAAAAACGAATGTTAGAAAAAATGGTCAATTTTATTTAGTTCGTTTAGACTTTGACAATCACTCAGATTTTTCACATTTGACGAGCTCAGCTTGGTAAGAAAGATTAGTCTTTTTTAGTTGTTGGAACtctttcattttttttgttattgtttggcGGTTTTTCTTTCCCTTGTATTTATAGAGTGAAATATTTCTTAAATATTTTGCTACAATACtcaaaacattgttattactTTAGGTTGATTGTGTTAACTGATAATAAACCAACACACTGACCAATATGCACCACTGAATAATATAAATCTCTAAACTAGTTCAGATTTTTTATCTTATAAGCGCAAGCCAGCTTTAGTTATGTTAACAAACAAAATTGTACTTTAACCGGTATGATTACATGCAACAACTAAAGATTTGtttaaaagtaacaaaattGCCATTGCAGTTCAACTAAAAAGTTACAATAATTTAAAGAACAGACCTCAAATTTTAATATACCTCAATTGGGAATATGGACTTTGACAAAGTTTGCCAGATATCAGTTTGCTAGGCTGATCAGTTGTACAGCTCACTTTTCAACCAGTCATATGCATTTTTGAAGTTACTCTCCTAGCAATAGCATGGTTCACGTGCAtcagttgaataaaaaaaaatcaCTTAGGAGAACTGACTGGTAAAAAAGAGAATAAAAACAGCAAAGGGAAATGGAAAGAAAGAGATAAAGTATGAAATAGTAGAGAAAAAACTCAAAGAaccaaaagaaaaagaaaataaaacacaaaaaagggAAACACAGACAAGATCAAAAGTGGTGGAGTTATCGAACAGTAGAACCAAATGTTAAGGAAACTTACTGCGGAGACTTTTGCGTCCCGCTTATAATTACCTGGAGTCGCTTGAAAAAAGATTAGGTTTTACTGCTAgtctttgttttatttacatgtaaactACCTCGAAGTCTGTAAAACATAACTTTACATAAACTAAGCGAACATATTACATAATACTAATTAATTGATTAAGCTTAAACTGGACAGCACAGTAGCCTTGAGTAacacacagtatataatataagtcATAGAAATAATGCTGGTGGCTGCTTAACCTTTCCATTACAAGTCTTCCAATTGTCAAAATTAACTTTGTTGAAACATGTATCTTTAcagcaaataaaaattattacaccaaaaatacatacattaaatTAATTGACCTTGGTCTCCTTTTAACAGCCTTtgattaataacattgttctgTAGTGTTCACTGTTTCCAGTACTGAGGCTTGTATATGTTTCCAGTACTAAAGCTTCTAGTTAACTGTCTCTGAAATCAGCTGACTTACATTCTTTTAATTCTAAGAAAATAAACTAGAGCACCAAAAGGGTCCCCGGATTGGTCAATCGCTCTGTGAGTGCACCTGACAATCCAATTCAAGCCAGAACAAGCAATGGGTAACGGTAAAAACATGTGGAACTCACCACCGACGCACTCAGTGACAGGACGCACTCAGTGACACAAACAAGGAGGTCACCTCAGGCCACTTTATTTATCATGCTTGTAGCTGTAAAGTAATTAAGAGGCTGGGTGTCTTcctgtaaaatatttgttattggcTTCTTCATTAAAAGTCTCAGGCACATAGGTATGTTTTAAAGGTTTCTACACTCCCACttaaatttgcaaaaatttaCAACCGGtaaataatatgtaattaaAATAGCAGTAAAACAGGATAAATCAAGGCTATTGCATTATATAACATAGCATATgttatgtaataagtatgcatgAATATTCCCATATCTATTCAGCACTCATGATTCTGATCAATTTTTGAACAGGCCTGTCTAAGATAACTCTGGGGTGCCTAGGCTTACCAGAGGTATCTAGGTCAGCTGTACCAATCATGATTGAGATCTTCCTTACCAATCctgatgatgatgaggaaattggcgggcacatgaaacctcttcatggtgtcTACCAAGATAAGTTCTAAGCTAGATCTTAGCTGTTTTTCTGACGCAGCTCAAATTTTATCTTAGTAGCATAACTCTGAGCTCTTTTTTGTGTTACACTAGACTAAGATTCTGGCAGCATAGTGTGCTCTGAAAGATCATCACGGGTCTTCATACAGCTCAGATATAAATATCTGTCTAAATACTCCGACATATTTTGGTCTATCAAACTGATTGTTGCTAGTTTTAATACTGTACAGTGTAATTATTTTGCCTAATCTCTAACGATGACAACAACACTAAAAGCGTAAGTGTTTTCCACGGCTTAAAATACTATATCTGATGTTGAAATATATACTGAAAGTCAATCAAAAAAACTTCAATTCATTCACCTTTTATATATGAAGTTTACCAAATAAGCacaaaaaagcataaaaatggAGAAAACAGTCTATTGGTATAAAAGTTTCTAGCAACAATAAAACTAGAATATTTTCCAGCAAATTCCTCTTTTtaattattgaataaaagttgaCCATCCTTGACTACCCTTGAAAATATCTGCAGCAGACATAATTTAAactattttgattattttagtTTGAATACTTACATGTAAAATATCTTAAAGTAATTTAAATATTGAGAATTAAATTGTAAGATACCTGTATCTTGACTATGACCTAGTTTCATCTCGCTTCTGCCTAGCTTTGGTTTCTACATACCGATGTCAGAACAACTCTCATGTCAGAGCTACATATCTTTTATACATTAAGTTGTTATTTTACTATACACAAAAGATAAGAACGTAACacttttctataacatttcatcATTTGACATCTGACAATTACTACAAGACCAACATCTTTTCCTGCCAAGACTGTCTGTGTCACCATTCGTGTCAGCCTCCATAAACATTCCAACTAAGCTAATGATCTGTCCGCATCCGCTTGCTTATCTTTGTCTGTGCACCTGGAACAAAATTAGTTGTGTAAATATTATTCTGCAACCTTTTCGTATCTTGTGTTTGACTCATGccacacatattttatgcaagtcaTTCTCTCCTATATTAGGGAATCCCATCTTGTTTGTGAGGAGTCTTTCGTTCAAACATTCATACTGATACTTTTACGCTCACATTTCATTATACATTCTCGCTAAGTAATATAGATCGTTAAATATACTGTTCCTAAATACGACCTCTGTCTCGTTATCGCAGTATTAAATCTTGTGGTAGAAAAACAGTTCTACAAACTTTGGCTTAAACAGAATAAGCCCCCTAAGGGTAACATTGCTAAAAAGGACGTTAGCAACGGGTTATCACAAAAGTGTTTCTAATTTACTCTTAGAACAATAAGTAAGTGTACATGTACTTAACTACATgttgtacttacatgtatactacAAGTAGACAGGCATGTATATGTACTGAATGTATATCACAAAtggaactacatgtacatataccttCATGTATACTACAAGTAGAaggaaatatacatgtattataaaacATGTATACCCCAAGTAATAAAACTTGCACATACACTTACATGTGTGCCACAAGTAGAAGGACATGTAgatgcacttacatgtatgccACAAGTAGAAGGACATATGCATATACTTAGATGTATTAATAGCAATAGCAAAATTGTAAAAGACAGATTAAGGGTTCTGAACTATTCAACTTGTCACTCTTACTTCAAAAAAAAGTGTTTCTATCACACAAAAGCTCCCATTTTCTGGGTTGTTCTAAAATGCATCCACCTACCTCCCACAAAGTAGAATTGATTGCCTTCTGTTACAGTGCACCAAGTACATCAAAATTTCCATTAAAATAAGAAAGTAGTACATTGCGGTATTATAATAAAAGTGTCCAATAagctaaatatacatgtatataaaagtataaataaaagtttaataagttaaaaacttattatgtatttttgaaTTCACTTTCCAACCTTTTACTCAAGTTGTTTTCATTACTAATGGCTTTGAGAAACAAAGCTTAGTCAATGATGCAGAGCAAATTGACAGTTATCTACACAATACTTCAACAAAAGGAGACAACTTCTGAGGCAAAATATTTATCTCATGAACTTCACCATATTATTTCATGTCATACGTCACTAGaggttattatattttattggacTATTTCAATGTGCTGTAcgcgctcctacaacataaataatccatttTAGGAATGTTTACGTTAAAGGGATTTTATgctataagaacagtaaaatagaTTTAAATTGCCTAATTCATTCCATGGTCTTTTCAAATTCATTtatttggccatgcaaaaaagAATTTGACTCAATTTTTCTAAGTTGTAAGCTGCACCatactgcagtattattggtttgcatcgaaaactttttttctttctttttctgatcaatcttaCAGGTTTTATGAATCAtaattgcggtaattttacaataaattgatggGAAGCACACATTTGCATCATTTATTTGcaatgatttgcttatttttttttTACTGCATAGTGTACTCTGCAACATATTTGCCAAGTCCCCCGGTTTGGTCGATACACTTCAGGTTTTTAAGTCAGTCTCCCTTTTGCACAAAATCTCCCGTTTTCCTCCGGCTTTTTCAATAGAAGTAGTGGTTTAATTTTTCTACTTGTCGTTTTCCCTTTGTTTGCTAGTTGTGAGCTCTCATCATCATACAAAGTTAGCAACAATGAAACAGACCGCTATTAAACCTTATGTTTGCCATAAAACCTGGGCTATTTAGATTTAGCGAAATTGATGTCTAACGATTTGCTctacagtttttcatcaataaacaaagattatacatgGAGCTGTGACATATCGTTGACAAACGATCATGACCTCACATTAATAGTAGATTACCTGAACACTGAATAAAATTGTAGAAGAGCCTCCTATGTATAGGTatcaagaaaaaaaaattcacaaagAAATCTAGGCTTCAGATTCAACTACTACATTTACCGTCAATCTCTCGCTTTTTTTCTCAACTACTTAGCAAGTTtactctgcaaagtaaaactaataacaaatattttatgcgtCTACAGAAAAGCAAaaccacaaaatattttaccacGAAGTGGTACTACCGGTTTgttgtctatctgtatccagagGTCAAAGTTGGATTAAAAAAGAACTTTCGACTATACTCCAACTGGTGACAATCCAATTAGTAAACCACCAGAGCAACACAAGCATCGCTCAatcatttttgtatttatgaacaacgCACAGCTACTCTATTCGCTAATTTGTTGACCCATCTGGCGATCTAACACGTTGAACTAGATTGTTGCGagttgtatgtataatatatataacgcTACACGCACATTGTTTTTTATCTTTTGTATCTGTGGCAAGATAGATTAAcatttaaatcaaatttcagaATTTGCTCAACTTTGCACTTTACATTGTATAGGATTGTTTACATATTAGgcagcaaaaacttcacatactttttttacattatctggaaGTTACGTTTtaagaggtatacgttatagtaGCGTCTACTCTTTTACACAATGCataatttcacattatatacaCAATAGTACATGGACTTTCAATTACACTtcagcattttattattttagtatgTTATCTCTTCATAAGAAATATTCAGTTTATGTAGCAATTCACATTGGCATTTTGGTGTTTAGTATCGTCTGTTCAAACAAGCTTTTACTGAGTTGATTTCAAACATAATAGTAACAAAAACATCTTGTGATATATAATCTTATATAATATAaggaagtatatatataaaaatgaaaatattaaatttattccTTTGACATAATTGAGGgcaatttttcaaaaatgtaaGCTCTTTTGGTTTGATTGacaaatgtttgaaaaacctaGTAAATAAAGGTATCAACAGCCATGCATAAAactcattaaaatttttatatttttgttgcaTTATCAGCAACTGTCTTTCAAAACAAAACACAAAGATGATTAAATGAGTAAACTGAAAATAAATGATGTGAGAAAAACCATAATTTCACAATTCACATCATCACTGTGGTTGAATTTTGTTTTTTCCTAGAGATGGTCGTCTTTTAGGCTGCTTCACAGACTTCTTGCTGTCTTTGGCAATGCTTGAGTCATTTATTGGTTCATCTGGTGTGACACATTTCTCTTTCAGTCCACCGGATTTGGCTTTTTGCTTGCTTTTGATTGAATGGTTCTCAGTAGAAGCTGAATGAGCTGGTTGACTACTGCTCTCGTCGTTTGTTGTGTCCTTTGTTTGACCTTGACGCGGTGTGGCAGGTTTGTTTGTAGAGTCAACATTTTTTTTCGACTGTTTGGCAGACTTAATATCAGGTATCGGACTTTTGCGGTTGGGAGTTGCGTGAGTAGCTTCGGCTTTTAGTGGTTTCAGAGTGACGCTGGCAGATGAGGATTGGCGTGACAGAAAAGGTAGAACGGGAGACTTGGGTGGCTCATTGTAAGTGTCATATCTTCGACTTCGAGTAAAGATTGTTTGCTCCATCTGCACCTTTCTCGGCCTTAGCTCCCGTCTTACTGAATTGATTGCTGCCGGGTCTCCTTCCCAATGCTGTAACAGTGTGATTTCgagttttttaaactttcaattatttttatgtagtatTTTGGTTGCTAAAAGTGCTGCATGATTGGGTTTCAATCTTGTTAAGCATTTGCATACATAAAATAGACctattttttaccattttcaaacacaatatttttttacattttttgacACTATGGACAGGTGCATTATATTGAGGAGCTGAGTCATCATATATACTTTGACATGTCTAGCCAGTGCTTTACATCTCTAAAAGATCTGAGTTTGTGGTTAGCTTTTGGCATGTTTGGCTAGTGATTCACAACTATAGACAATTTGAGTCAACTGGTAACTTTTGACATGTCTAGCTAGTGCTTTACATCTCTAGAAAATCTGGGCCAACCAGTAACTGTTGACACGCATGGCCATTTTGGGCCAGTGCTTTATACGTTTACAGTTGCTTagacaactacatgtaggttACCTGATAGATTGTCAGATCTTTGGCTGTGTTCAGTCTCTGGTCACTCATGGCCTTCTTGATGATCCTTTTGCTGACAATTGGAGAGTTATACCTGCTGTGGCTTTGAAATGCTGTCAAATCACCGGAGGCTGTCAACTTGCTTCGCAGGTCGATGTCTTCAAATTCTCTCGATTTTCTTCGCTGTCGTAGAGCcgaaaaatctaaaaaaacatTGCATAAAGAAGAAATTGTTTTTATGACATGTTTCTTATGTTGTTAGAAAGGCCACATGTTGTTAACGTATAGACTAAAAATCAACAGCTTGATAAATCAATAACTTCTCATTAGAATCAAAACAGCCTGTCCATTTGTGCATTTTGCAGCTGTCAAGATTTTCAATAAGTTAATATCTCTTAGCAAAATAATCTTGTAGAAGTCATTCTCCAATAGCTATGTGTAa
Above is a genomic segment from Watersipora subatra chromosome 6, tzWatSuba1.1, whole genome shotgun sequence containing:
- the LOC137398863 gene encoding uncharacterized protein, which gives rise to MTSSHPDLYKKCKRQNIVIEAVELKEKNDKIDQERNIELKKLSRERAAITRELRKLIIDGAVAQRSDAPSDFSALRQRRKSREFEDIDLRSKLTASGDLTAFQSHSRYNSPIVSKRIIKKAMSDQRLNTAKDLTIYQHWEGDPAAINSVRRELRPRKVQMEQTIFTRSRRYDTYNEPPKSPVLPFLSRQSSSASVTLKPLKAEATHATPNRKSPIPDIKSAKQSKKNVDSTNKPATPRQGQTKDTTNDESSSQPAHSASTENHSIKSKQKAKSGGLKEKCVTPDEPINDSSIAKDSKKSVKQPKRRPSLGKNKIQPQ